A genomic window from Prunus persica cultivar Lovell chromosome G2, Prunus_persica_NCBIv2, whole genome shotgun sequence includes:
- the LOC18785973 gene encoding hevamine-A — protein sequence MASKPTMSLALLSLVVVLVLAVGANAGGIAIYWGQNGNEGTLAETCASGNYQFVNIAFLSSFGNGQTPVINLAGHCDPSTNECTKLSPQIKSCQAKGIKVILSIGGGAGSYSLTSADDARQVATYLWNNFLGGHSSSRPLGAAVLDGIDFDIEGGTDQHWDDLARYLSGYSKKGKKVYLTAAPQCPFPDAWVGNALKTGLFDNVWVQFYNNPPCQYTSGDVANLEDSWKQWTSAIPAQKIFLGLPAAPQAAGSGFIPATDLNSQILPAIKKSAKYGGVMLWSKYYDDITGYSSSIKNQV from the coding sequence ATGGCTTCAAAGCCCACAATGTCTCTGGCATTGCTCTCTTTAGTGGTGGTGCTAGTTCTGGCTGTGGGGGCTAATGCAGGAGGAATTGCTATATATTGGGGTCAAAATGGAAATGAAGGCACATTAGCTGAAACTTGTGCTTCGGGGAATTACCAATTTGTAAACATAGCTTTTCTCTCCTCATTTGGCAATGGCCAAACCCCCGTGATCAACCTCGCCGGTCACTGTGACCCATCAACGAACGAATGTACCAAGTTGAGCCCACAGATAAAGTCATGCCAAGCCAAGGGGATTAAGGTCATTCTCTCCATAGGAGGAGGTGCTGGCAGCTATTCTCTAACCTCAGCTGATGATGCAAGGCAAGTTGCTACTTATCTGTGGAACAACTTCTTGGGAGGACACTCCTCTTCAAGGCCATTGGGAGCTGCTGTTTTGGATGGAATTGACTTTGATATTGAGGGAGGGACCGACCAGCATTGGGATGACCTTGCAAGGTACCTCTCTGGATATAGCAAGAAAGGCAAGAAAGTTTACTTGACTGCTGCCCCACAATGTCCCTTTCCTGATGCTTGGGTTGGAAATGCCCTTAAGACAGGCCTCTTTGACAATGTTTGGGTTCAGTTCTACAACAACCCTCCCTGCCAGTACACTTCCGGAGATGTGGCCAATCTCGAAGACTCGTGGAAGCAGTGGACTTCAGCCATTCCTGCACAAAAGATTTTCTTGGGATTGCCTGCTGCACCTCAAGCTGCTGGCAGTGGATTTATTCCTGCAACTGATCTCAACTCACAAATCCTTCCAGCTATAAAAAAATCGGCTAAGTATGGAGGTGTCATGCTCTGGTCCAAGTATTATGATGATATCACTGGATACAGCTCCTCCATCAAGAATCAAGTctag
- the LOC18786333 gene encoding WD repeat-containing protein 91, with protein MENMQYAEELVREFLVFRGFTNTLQAFDSELSTDIGKGFQVDKIMDLIFSVYVPKFQAEKLVGLFCFFKQCLSSSSETVLLTTLSKLEVSILRYYVVSAIQSGRRDKVLEFFGMNGNDLLRRGQDWAAWFAIPYVKKPNSDPEFRIYFSKEWYEALRLSVRNFFSEIFNGTRMPALLKINSEKTTVNRLKKDIKQLNLKLSELQALLEEKDGQLWQLRSNASSLVDASTEETKSSSSVVYEENHLISKNTRETCPPATFQIREAEVNQDWIVAGPAGIRPEINISKSDPNLSSQSSLRAEDGGTADTIHLFQDGPYNENGRESHVEDFPEVKVDFQETFLGHTSPITRCRFSASGNNIASASEDGTVRIWTYDSSTPASRNATIYCGAKIMSLDWECKSDRLLLIGTADGGIKAWNVDAKRVVCDLNTSEAFPSVLDIKCSPVEPIFVSAAASKGNGSSHLDSLGFASLTVWNMKTWKAMTVLPLGKDPPAITSLSFNHNGKILAAAATDGMIHMFDMSAGLQITGWPAHDSAISSILFGPDETSIFSLGVDGKVLEWSLQNQGQILWSRNCSRFCDPESSKNCRHEMALDANGRRLLVTSGLVRAPIYQVRGHAIGLRTLPHSAAITTVDWHPTLPLFVTGSADNSVRVTSMS; from the exons ATGGAGAATATGCAGTATGCCGAGGAGCTTGTGAGGGAGTTTCTTGTCTTTAGAGGATTCACTAACACTTTGCAAGCTTTTGATTCCGAATTATCTACGGATATCGGTAAAGGCTTTCAAGTGGATAAGATAATGGATTTGATCTTCTCGGTGTATGTACCTAAGTTTCAGGCAGAAAAGTTAGTTGGCCTGTTCTGTTTTTTCAAGCAGTGTCTCTCTTCATCATCCGAGACGGTACTTTTGACTACTCTTTCTAAATTGGAGGTGTCTATTCTACGCTACTATGTTGTTAGTGCCATCCAGTCAGGAAGGAGGGACAAAGTTTTAGAGTTCTTTGGAATGAATGGGAATGATTTGTTGCGAAGGGGCCAGGACTGGGCTGCATGGTTTG CCATTCCGTATGTAAAGAAACCAAACTCTGATCCTGAGTTTcgtatatatttttcaaaggaATGGTATGAGGCCTTGCGTTTATCTGTGAGGAACTTCTTTAGTGAGATCTTCAATGGTACTC GCATGCCAGCTCTTTTGAAAATCAATTCAGAGAAGACTACTGTCAACCGTCTAAAAAAAGACATCAAGCAACTTAATCTCAAGTTGTCAGAACTTCAGGCTTTGTTGGAGGAAAAAGATGGTCAGTTATGGCAGTTAAGaag TAATGCTTCATCATTAGTGGATGCAAGCACGGAAGAAACCAAGAGTTCATCAAGTGTGGTGTATGAGGAAAATCATCTTATATCTAAAAATACTCGGGAAACATGCCCTCCTGCTACTTTTCAAATAAGGGAAGCAGAGGTGAATCAAGATTGGATTGTGGCTGGACCTGCTGGAATTCGACCAGAAATTAACATATCCAAATCTGATCCTAACTTAAGTTCTCAATCAAGCCTTCGTGCAGAAGATGGTGGAACTGCTGATACTATTCATCTGTTCCAGGATGGCCCGTATAATG AAAATGGCAGGGAAAGCCATGTAGAAGACTTCCCTGAAGTTAAAGTGGACTTTCAG GAGACATTTTTGGGCCACACAAGTCCAATCACTCGCTGCCGCTTTTCTGCATCTGGAAACAATATAGCCAGCGCATCTGAAGATGGCACAGTAAG GATATGGACATATGACTCATCAACTCCGGCATCTAGAAATGCAACCATTTATTGCGGAGCCAAAATTATGTCACTTGACTGGGAATGTAAATCTGACCGATTG CTTCTCATAGGCACCGCTGATGGAGGCATTAAGGCATGGAATGTCGATGCAAAGAGAGTTGTCTGCGATCTTAACACGAGTGAAGCATTTCCAAG TGTCTTGGATATAAAATGCAGCCCTGTAGAGCCAATATTTGTTTCTGCAGCAGCATCCAAGGG GAATGGATCAAGTCATCTTGATAGTCTCGGGTTCGCTTCATTAACTGTGTGGAACATGAAGACATGGAAGGCTATG ACAGTTCTTCCTCTTGGTAAAGATCCACCTGCAATTACATCCCTTAGTTTCAATCACAATGGAAAGATTTTAGCAGCCGCTGCAACTGATGGAATGATTCACATGTTTG ATATGTCTGCCGGTCTACAAATAACTGGGTGGCCAGCACACGACTCTGCTATAAGCTCCATTCTTTTTGGGCCTGATGAGACAAGTATTTTCAGTTTGGGAGTAGATGGAAAG GTTCTTGAATGGAGCTTGCAAAACCAAGGTCAAATCCTTTGGTCAAGAAACTGTAGCAG ATTCTGTGACCCTGAGAGCTCCAAAAATTGCAGACATGAAATGGCTTTAGATGCTAATGGGAGGAGGCTGTTGGTAACCTCTGGTTTAGTAAGGGCACCGATATATCAG GTTCGGGGTCATGCTATTGGGTTGAGAACTCTCCCACACAGTGCTGCAATAACTACTGTGGATTGGCACCCAACTTTGCCCCTATTTGTAACAGGATCAGCTGATAACTCTGTCCGAGTCACATCCATGTCATAA